Proteins from a genomic interval of Lacticaseibacillus pabuli:
- the murC gene encoding UDP-N-acetylmuramate--L-alanine ligase, translated as MTETDYFIGIKGSGMSALALILHDLGHEVLGSDITQYTFTQRGLEQAGIECLPFDAANLKPGYTVIAGNSFTDDHPEIVRARELGLTIYRYHEYLGKLIQGYTSIGVAGAHGKTSTTGLLSHTLSGIAKTSYLIGDGTGVGVKDSKFFVFEADEYRRHFLAYSPDYLIMTNIDFDHPDYYTGIEDVYDAFETEGKQVKKGIFAWGDDPWLRKLDVDVPVYYYGIHDTDDFIAKNVVRNTKGSEFDAYFHDELIGHFMVPLFGEHSVLNALAVVAVSYTEHLQPEFIARELANFGGVKRRFSETKLGDITLVDDYAHHPSEISATLDAARQKYPDKKLVAVFQPHTYSRLIAYLDEFAQTLDRADEVYLTPIFSSAREQSGSVSSEDLGAKISHGGTVITQDDLTPLLAEHDAVLVFMGAGDIQKYEREYEKQRAAQNK; from the coding sequence ATGACTGAGACAGATTACTTTATTGGTATCAAGGGTTCAGGGATGAGTGCGCTTGCCCTGATTTTGCATGATTTGGGACACGAGGTTCTGGGCAGTGACATCACCCAGTACACTTTCACTCAGCGCGGGTTGGAACAAGCTGGCATCGAGTGCTTACCATTTGACGCCGCTAACTTGAAGCCCGGCTACACCGTCATCGCAGGGAACAGTTTCACGGATGACCATCCAGAAATTGTCCGCGCCCGCGAACTGGGTCTCACCATTTACCGCTACCATGAATACCTCGGGAAGTTAATCCAGGGCTACACGAGCATCGGGGTTGCCGGTGCGCATGGGAAGACCAGCACGACTGGTCTGCTCTCACACACATTGAGTGGCATTGCCAAGACGAGCTACCTCATTGGGGATGGAACCGGTGTCGGCGTCAAGGATTCCAAGTTCTTTGTCTTCGAAGCCGACGAATACCGGCGTCATTTCTTGGCCTACAGCCCCGACTATCTGATCATGACCAACATCGACTTTGACCATCCTGACTACTACACGGGCATTGAAGATGTATACGATGCTTTTGAAACTGAGGGTAAGCAGGTTAAGAAGGGCATCTTCGCATGGGGCGATGACCCATGGCTGCGTAAACTCGACGTTGACGTGCCCGTTTATTACTACGGGATTCACGATACGGATGACTTTATTGCCAAAAACGTTGTCCGCAACACTAAGGGCTCCGAGTTTGACGCTTACTTCCACGATGAACTGATTGGTCACTTCATGGTGCCACTGTTTGGTGAACACAGCGTCCTTAACGCGCTGGCAGTCGTAGCTGTTTCCTACACGGAACACTTGCAGCCAGAATTCATTGCGCGCGAACTGGCTAACTTTGGTGGGGTCAAGCGCCGTTTCTCCGAAACCAAGCTCGGCGACATTACGCTGGTTGACGACTACGCGCACCACCCAAGTGAAATTAGTGCGACGCTGGACGCTGCCCGGCAAAAGTACCCAGATAAGAAGCTGGTGGCAGTCTTCCAGCCACACACGTACAGCCGCCTGATTGCTTACCTGGACGAATTTGCCCAGACGCTCGACCGCGCCGATGAAGTCTACCTGACCCCAATCTTTAGCTCGGCCCGTGAACAAAGCGGTAGTGTGTCCTCTGAAGATTTGGGCGCTAAGATTAGTCACGGTGGGACGGTCATCACGCAGGACGACCTGACCCCATTGCTGGCTGAACACGATGCGGTTCTCGTCTTCATGGGGGCCGGTGACATTCAGAAGTACGAACGTGAATACGAAAAACAGCGGGCAGCGCAAAATAAGTAA
- a CDS encoding Bax inhibitor-1/YccA family protein, whose product MQERRSVSEAGLSGFFGRVYGNMALGLLTTAVVTGLLMTVFKAPYLALMTSTPMMQWVFMFLPLLFVILASTGNSVQNPGRARVMFLLMSASEGTTMSVIMMMTSTTTAVAALLVTAVIFGTMSMVGIFGKRDLSHAGNIAITALFGVIAISVLNFFMRSTGVAMLINYVILGIFIILVAADNQRLKQFYASAEAQGDVAVSSLAVQGAIMLYLDFLNLFLTIIQIFGIGGNNNN is encoded by the coding sequence ATGCAAGAGCGGCGTTCTGTTTCGGAAGCCGGACTCAGCGGCTTCTTCGGTCGCGTCTATGGCAACATGGCTTTAGGATTATTAACAACGGCGGTGGTTACCGGTCTGTTGATGACGGTCTTTAAAGCGCCATATCTCGCGCTCATGACGAGCACCCCGATGATGCAGTGGGTGTTCATGTTCCTCCCGTTGCTATTTGTGATTTTGGCCTCCACCGGTAACTCGGTTCAAAATCCGGGCCGCGCGCGTGTCATGTTTCTCTTAATGTCCGCGAGCGAGGGGACCACGATGTCCGTGATCATGATGATGACCAGTACCACGACGGCGGTCGCCGCATTGCTGGTCACCGCGGTCATCTTCGGTACCATGTCGATGGTCGGTATCTTTGGCAAACGTGATTTGAGTCATGCGGGTAACATCGCAATAACCGCCCTGTTCGGGGTCATTGCGATTTCCGTGCTGAACTTCTTCATGCGTTCCACGGGTGTCGCTATGCTGATTAATTACGTCATCCTGGGTATCTTTATTATCCTGGTGGCAGCTGATAACCAGCGGCTCAAGCAGTTTTACGCTAGTGCTGAAGCACAGGGCGATGTTGCGGTCAGTTCTTTGGCCGTGCAAGGTGCAATCATGTTGTACCTGGACTTCTTGAACCTGTTCCTGACCATCATCCAGATCTTTGGGATTGGCGGCAACAATAACAACTAA
- the polA gene encoding DNA polymerase I, giving the protein MADTVLLIDGNSIAFRAFFATINSLDRFTNHAGVHTNAIFGFNNMLDILLKQVEPSKVLVAFDAGKTTFRTEKYGDYKGGRQKTASELLEQMPLIKQMLDGYGIEHYELKNWEADDIIGTMAKQAEAAGDDVIVVTGDRDLTQLATEKTTVAVTVHGVQELEEYTPKYVEEKLGITPNQIIDMKGLMGDTSDNYPGVQKVGEKTAIKLVKQFGSIENLYDNIDTLKTSKMKEHLIEDKDKAIMSKDLATIRRNAPVEKSLDDIGYSGPNVEVLRDFFTDMGMKGALAKIGGAEEKPAPKAKWSVLSAANIGDALKLKSPVAFGLEMLDDNYHNAAISAFYVGDADQTFVSADLSLLDDLEFHMWLEDPARELTVFDAKRMIVAAARLQLNIRPACDELLASYLLDPDDNSADLGTMARRRSYLELPSDAEVYGKGAKRKQPEDDVFYNHLALKSQALLKLRAGLLTDLEKQGETDLFTNLEMPLAGVLAKMEMRGIKLEPDTLAEMGKNFEGSLAVMEQDIYREAGHEFNINSPKQLGTVLFEDLGLPAVKKTKTGNYSTNVEVLEQLQSAHPIVKDILSWRELSKIQSTYVNGLQKALQPDGRIHTRYLQTLTQTGRLSSIDPNMQNIPARGTGKQVRKAFVPSHKDWIIYSSDYSQIELRVLAHISGDENMREAFREGRDIHANTAMKIFNLKSPDEVTPDMRRQAKATNFGIVYGISDFGLARNIGITRTQAKQFIEGYFNQYPKVHEYMDKMVEVAKKQGYVETILHRRRYLHDINSRNFNLRSFAERTAMNTPIQGSAADIIKIAMVRMDKALKDAKLQARMLLQVHDELIFEAPASELEELKKLTASVMDSAIKLAVPLKVDSHAGDNWFDAK; this is encoded by the coding sequence TTGGCTGACACAGTATTGCTGATTGATGGAAATTCCATCGCCTTCCGTGCATTCTTCGCGACGATTAACTCGCTTGATCGGTTCACGAACCACGCGGGGGTGCACACGAACGCCATCTTTGGTTTCAACAACATGCTCGATATTTTGCTGAAACAGGTGGAGCCTAGCAAGGTGCTCGTTGCCTTTGATGCGGGCAAAACAACGTTCAGAACGGAAAAGTACGGGGATTACAAGGGTGGCCGCCAAAAAACTGCCAGTGAGCTCCTGGAACAGATGCCCCTGATTAAGCAAATGCTTGATGGCTACGGGATTGAACATTACGAACTCAAAAATTGGGAAGCTGACGACATTATCGGCACCATGGCCAAGCAGGCAGAAGCAGCCGGTGATGACGTCATCGTTGTCACGGGGGACCGGGACCTGACGCAACTGGCTACAGAGAAGACGACGGTCGCGGTGACTGTGCATGGGGTTCAGGAACTTGAAGAATACACGCCAAAGTATGTCGAAGAAAAGTTAGGGATCACGCCTAATCAGATTATCGACATGAAGGGACTCATGGGCGATACTTCTGATAATTACCCCGGTGTGCAGAAGGTCGGGGAAAAGACTGCCATCAAGCTTGTCAAGCAGTTCGGCTCGATTGAAAACCTGTATGACAACATCGATACGCTCAAGACCAGTAAAATGAAGGAACATCTGATTGAGGACAAAGATAAGGCCATCATGAGCAAGGACCTGGCCACGATTCGCCGGAACGCGCCAGTTGAAAAGTCGCTGGATGACATTGGCTATTCTGGTCCGAACGTCGAAGTGCTCCGCGATTTCTTTACTGACATGGGCATGAAGGGCGCGCTCGCCAAAATCGGTGGCGCCGAAGAAAAGCCGGCACCAAAGGCTAAGTGGTCCGTGCTGAGCGCGGCAAATATTGGCGATGCCCTCAAGCTGAAGTCACCCGTAGCATTTGGTCTGGAGATGCTTGACGATAACTACCATAACGCGGCAATCTCGGCGTTCTACGTCGGGGATGCTGACCAGACCTTTGTGAGTGCCGATTTGAGCCTGCTGGATGATTTAGAATTCCACATGTGGCTCGAAGACCCGGCCCGTGAGCTGACTGTTTTCGATGCGAAACGGATGATTGTCGCCGCGGCACGACTGCAGCTCAACATTCGGCCAGCATGCGATGAATTGTTAGCTTCCTACCTGCTGGACCCTGACGATAACAGTGCTGACTTGGGCACCATGGCACGGCGGCGAAGTTACTTAGAGCTGCCAAGCGACGCAGAGGTTTACGGGAAAGGCGCCAAGCGCAAGCAGCCTGAAGATGATGTCTTCTATAACCATTTGGCACTCAAGTCACAGGCGCTATTGAAGTTACGCGCTGGACTGCTCACTGACCTTGAAAAACAGGGCGAAACGGATTTGTTTACCAATCTGGAAATGCCGCTTGCTGGTGTCTTAGCCAAGATGGAAATGCGGGGCATCAAACTCGAGCCGGATACTTTGGCAGAGATGGGCAAAAACTTTGAAGGTAGCCTGGCCGTCATGGAACAGGACATTTACCGTGAAGCGGGCCACGAGTTCAACATCAACTCGCCAAAGCAACTGGGGACGGTGCTCTTTGAAGACCTCGGTTTGCCAGCCGTAAAGAAAACCAAGACGGGGAACTACTCCACTAACGTTGAAGTACTCGAACAGTTGCAGTCCGCACACCCCATCGTGAAGGATATCTTGAGCTGGCGCGAGCTGTCCAAGATTCAGTCCACCTACGTAAATGGTCTGCAGAAGGCGCTTCAGCCGGACGGGCGTATTCATACCCGTTATCTGCAGACGCTGACGCAAACGGGCCGCTTAAGTTCCATCGACCCGAACATGCAGAACATCCCGGCTCGCGGAACCGGTAAGCAGGTTCGCAAGGCCTTTGTGCCAAGCCATAAGGACTGGATCATCTACAGTTCTGACTATTCCCAAATTGAACTGCGCGTGCTCGCCCACATTTCGGGGGATGAAAACATGCGTGAGGCCTTTCGTGAGGGCCGCGATATCCATGCCAACACCGCGATGAAGATTTTTAACCTGAAAAGTCCTGACGAGGTGACACCTGACATGCGGCGGCAGGCCAAGGCCACGAACTTCGGGATTGTTTACGGGATTTCCGACTTTGGTTTGGCCCGCAACATCGGGATTACCCGCACACAGGCCAAGCAGTTCATCGAAGGTTACTTCAACCAGTATCCAAAGGTTCACGAATACATGGATAAGATGGTCGAGGTCGCGAAGAAACAAGGCTATGTGGAGACCATTTTGCACCGCCGGCGGTACTTACATGACATCAATAGTCGCAACTTTAACCTGCGCAGTTTTGCCGAACGTACCGCGATGAACACGCCAATTCAGGGTAGCGCGGCCGACATTATTAAGATTGCGATGGTGCGCATGGACAAGGCGCTGAAGGATGCCAAACTGCAGGCCCGGATGTTGCTCCAGGTCCATGACGAACTGATCTTTGAAGCCCCAGCGAGTGAATTGGAAGAACTCAAGAAGCTCACGGCGAGCGTCATGGATTCAGCCATCAAACTTGCCGTGCCTCTGAAGGTTGATAGTCATGCCGGTGACAACTGGTTTGATGCGAAGTAG
- the mutM gene encoding DNA-formamidopyrimidine glycosylase, translating to MPELPEVETVRRGLKQLIIGKKIVGVDTDWEKIMNGGLDLFRAQLIGHSFTSIDRRGKYLLLRLDGDLTIVSHLRMEGKYALMTDKNEPKQRFQHVWFTFSDGSQLRYYDSRKFGRMTIVPTGQEYAEINGLAKMGPEPVASDFKVPDFKARLMRHKKAVKTVLLDQNVVAGIGNIYADETLWMSKIHPEQAANTLSDAQIQVLHDNIIKELATAIKFKGTTVHSFVDANGASGGFQNKLEVYGKKGEPCPRCGTAIEKIKVNGRGTHFCPHCQVRTDI from the coding sequence ATGCCTGAATTACCGGAAGTTGAAACCGTTCGCCGCGGTCTAAAACAGCTAATTATCGGCAAAAAAATAGTCGGTGTTGATACTGATTGGGAAAAAATCATGAACGGCGGGCTCGACCTCTTTCGCGCCCAATTGATTGGGCACAGCTTTACTAGCATTGATCGGCGGGGCAAATACCTCTTATTGCGGCTGGATGGCGATTTGACGATTGTCAGCCACCTGCGTATGGAAGGCAAGTATGCGCTCATGACGGATAAGAACGAGCCCAAGCAGCGATTCCAGCACGTCTGGTTCACATTCAGTGATGGTAGCCAACTGCGTTACTATGATTCCCGCAAGTTTGGCCGGATGACGATTGTGCCAACGGGTCAGGAGTATGCGGAAATCAACGGGCTGGCGAAGATGGGACCGGAGCCGGTTGCGAGTGACTTCAAGGTGCCTGATTTCAAGGCGCGCTTGATGCGTCACAAGAAGGCGGTTAAGACCGTCCTGCTCGATCAGAATGTGGTCGCAGGAATCGGCAATATTTACGCCGATGAGACGCTCTGGATGAGTAAGATTCACCCAGAACAGGCAGCCAACACCTTGAGTGATGCTCAAATTCAAGTGTTACATGACAATATTATCAAGGAACTGGCGACCGCCATTAAGTTTAAGGGGACGACCGTGCATTCCTTCGTTGACGCGAACGGCGCCTCTGGTGGCTTTCAGAACAAGCTGGAGGTGTATGGCAAAAAGGGTGAGCCTTGCCCGCGCTGCGGAACCGCAATTGAAAAGATCAAGGTGAACGGCCGCGGCACGCATTTTTGCCCGCATTGCCAGGTCCGGACGGATATTTAA
- the coaE gene encoding dephospho-CoA kinase (Dephospho-CoA kinase (CoaE) performs the final step in coenzyme A biosynthesis.), whose translation MSFKLGITGGIGTGKSAVVADFKELGAAVLSADDVAREVMAAGSPVLAQLRKTFGPQVIAPNGGVNRGVLGQLIFADPAKRQQLNQIVQPLIRSKFEDELTQLAAQHAFVVCEVPLLFEEHYENLFDAVLVVEAPAGVQQERVMSRDGLTRVAAERRIASQMPLADKLERADYAINTDGPEQLRQIQVQQLMNHLAEN comes from the coding sequence ATGTCCTTTAAACTAGGAATTACAGGTGGCATTGGCACAGGCAAGTCGGCGGTCGTCGCTGACTTTAAAGAACTGGGCGCCGCTGTGCTCAGTGCGGATGATGTTGCGCGAGAGGTGATGGCAGCGGGTAGTCCCGTGCTGGCCCAATTGCGTAAAACGTTTGGCCCGCAAGTCATTGCGCCAAACGGTGGGGTGAATCGCGGGGTGCTTGGTCAGCTGATTTTTGCAGACCCGGCCAAGCGGCAACAGCTGAATCAGATCGTTCAACCACTGATTCGCAGCAAGTTTGAGGATGAGTTGACGCAGTTAGCGGCGCAACACGCATTTGTTGTTTGCGAGGTTCCTTTATTGTTTGAGGAGCACTACGAAAATCTATTTGATGCCGTGCTCGTCGTGGAGGCGCCGGCAGGGGTGCAGCAAGAGCGCGTGATGTCCCGCGATGGCTTGACCCGCGTGGCTGCAGAGCGGCGTATTGCGTCGCAAATGCCACTGGCTGACAAGCTCGAACGCGCCGATTACGCCATCAATACGGACGGTCCTGAGCAGCTACGTCAGATCCAGGTTCAACAACTCATGAATCATCTGGCGGAAAACTAG
- the nrdR gene encoding transcriptional regulator NrdR: MQCPHCHHNSSRVVDSRPTDGGAAIRRRRECENCGYRFTTFERVEQTPLLVIKKNGTREEFNREKILRGLIRASEKRPVTMEQMRHIVEQVENKLRAIGENEVSSQTIGEQVMSLLADVDDVAYIRFASVYRQFKDMSVFMKELKEMMNREHKE, from the coding sequence GTGCAGTGTCCACATTGTCATCACAATAGCTCACGAGTGGTCGATTCACGGCCAACAGACGGCGGTGCGGCCATTCGGCGGCGGCGCGAATGTGAGAATTGCGGCTATCGATTTACAACATTTGAACGCGTTGAGCAGACGCCGCTCCTCGTCATCAAGAAGAACGGGACCCGTGAAGAGTTTAACCGCGAAAAGATTCTCCGTGGCCTCATCCGGGCATCTGAAAAGCGGCCGGTCACGATGGAGCAGATGCGCCACATTGTCGAGCAGGTTGAAAACAAACTGCGCGCGATTGGCGAAAACGAAGTGTCTAGTCAGACCATTGGGGAACAGGTCATGAGCCTGCTTGCCGACGTGGATGATGTGGCCTACATTCGTTTTGCCAGTGTTTACCGGCAGTTCAAGGATATGTCAGTGTTTATGAAAGAGCTCAAGGAAATGATGAACCGCGAGCACAAAGAATAA
- a CDS encoding DnaD domain protein: MHPVEFTPQSDYLVTRAQLLSDLDRQTLVYLYQPLIGPVASALYETLWTQVKVHPQYTRDRAPHSKLLQTLGCDLDALYDARVHLEAVGLMKTYTQVDQSRHYIYEMYSPLRPADFIADDLLGTALYDAVGPAEFAERSAQFTVTPVRRQDMKDLTRGFMDVYHVAGNVLQTPEGLTEAREQTRTKATPLPRISNDVVDWELLARLLSKQNLRAEELSSKRSQIAQIAGFYGMTTSELARTLARAIDGLTGTIDLRRLQAEADTEFAHQSALKKQGTAATVSEPATTRASAPATPLSAEETDLLNRAKRMSVAEFLEAEKTSHSANAFVAPNETRALRQLTGRNVFDIPTINILVAYVLEGRTSINQSFLDAIANSWIQAGVNSPESALAQIRDYKAGRTSNQKKQQRNTPRRGRRVEKQPDWADKNYKAPTRVLSPAEQKQLNARIAALSKPKDDSQK, translated from the coding sequence ATGCACCCAGTTGAATTTACACCGCAAAGCGACTACCTGGTGACCCGAGCGCAACTGCTGAGCGACTTGGATCGGCAAACGCTGGTTTATTTGTACCAGCCGCTCATTGGACCGGTTGCCAGCGCGCTGTATGAAACGCTGTGGACGCAGGTGAAGGTCCACCCGCAGTACACCCGCGACCGTGCACCACACAGTAAGCTACTCCAAACGTTAGGTTGCGATTTGGACGCACTGTATGACGCACGTGTGCATCTGGAAGCAGTGGGTCTCATGAAGACGTACACGCAGGTTGATCAGAGTCGGCATTATATTTATGAAATGTATTCGCCACTGCGACCGGCTGACTTTATTGCCGATGACTTGCTGGGCACTGCCTTGTATGATGCCGTTGGACCCGCTGAATTTGCGGAGCGGAGTGCCCAGTTTACGGTGACCCCCGTGCGGCGCCAAGATATGAAGGACCTCACTCGCGGCTTCATGGATGTCTATCATGTCGCGGGAAATGTCCTACAGACGCCAGAGGGGCTGACAGAAGCCCGCGAGCAGACACGGACGAAGGCGACACCATTGCCGCGCATTAGTAATGATGTCGTGGACTGGGAGCTCCTCGCACGGCTGTTAAGCAAGCAGAACTTGCGGGCGGAAGAGCTCAGTAGCAAACGTAGCCAGATTGCACAGATTGCCGGCTTTTACGGCATGACAACCAGTGAACTGGCTCGAACCTTGGCTCGCGCCATCGATGGGTTGACGGGAACGATTGACCTGCGGCGCTTGCAGGCAGAGGCCGACACCGAGTTTGCCCACCAGTCTGCACTGAAGAAGCAGGGGACTGCAGCGACGGTGAGTGAACCCGCAACCACGCGGGCGTCAGCACCCGCTACGCCGCTCTCGGCTGAAGAGACGGATTTGCTCAATCGTGCCAAGCGGATGAGTGTTGCCGAGTTCCTAGAGGCTGAGAAGACGAGCCACAGTGCGAACGCATTTGTTGCTCCGAACGAAACCCGTGCACTACGTCAATTGACTGGGCGCAATGTGTTTGATATCCCGACGATTAATATTTTGGTCGCTTATGTCCTCGAAGGCCGGACGAGCATTAATCAGTCCTTCCTCGATGCTATCGCCAACTCATGGATTCAAGCCGGGGTGAACAGCCCCGAGTCGGCGTTAGCACAGATTCGCGACTATAAAGCGGGCAGAACGTCTAACCAGAAAAAGCAGCAACGGAATACACCACGGCGGGGCCGCCGTGTCGAGAAGCAACCGGACTGGGCGGACAAGAATTACAAGGCACCCACGCGTGTGTTATCGCCCGCTGAGCAAAAACAGCTGAACGCGCGCATTGCGGCGCTCAGTAAGCCGAAAGATGATTCACAAAAGTAA
- the dnaI gene encoding primosomal protein DnaI, whose product MQNLSAQMQQLMNRRGRGAEFNRMMSLVLKDTDVQAFLKANEAELDAHAVERSASHLYEFCMQNAKAKRGEPTIAPGYAPRLRLNDHLIDVEYVPNQQMIAESKAREQRELVTAVSMPRDIKDATLAGYEQTPERMNAIVAAADFAEGLVKAPKQFHQGLYLYGPFGVGKTYLLGAVANNLAEHGIASTLLHLPTFAVQMKAAISQGAVLPKIEQVQDAPVLMLDDIGAESFSPWFRDEVLGVILQHRMEEELPTCFSSNKSMADLTDFLAGRDTGSDEATKAERIMQRVKFLSREIVLNGVNRRENKVNH is encoded by the coding sequence GTGCAAAACCTTTCCGCACAAATGCAGCAACTCATGAATCGCAGGGGCCGTGGCGCCGAGTTTAACCGCATGATGAGCCTGGTGCTCAAGGATACAGATGTCCAGGCATTTTTGAAAGCAAATGAGGCCGAGCTGGATGCGCATGCCGTTGAGCGCTCGGCGTCGCATTTGTATGAATTTTGCATGCAAAATGCCAAGGCGAAGCGTGGCGAGCCTACGATTGCACCGGGCTATGCACCACGTTTGCGCTTGAATGATCACTTGATTGATGTGGAGTACGTACCTAACCAGCAAATGATTGCCGAAAGCAAGGCGCGTGAGCAACGCGAGCTGGTAACCGCTGTTAGTATGCCCCGTGATATTAAGGACGCCACTTTGGCCGGCTATGAGCAGACACCCGAACGGATGAATGCGATTGTGGCTGCCGCTGATTTTGCGGAGGGGCTGGTTAAGGCGCCGAAGCAATTCCACCAGGGCTTGTATTTGTACGGGCCGTTCGGGGTTGGCAAGACCTACCTGCTAGGTGCTGTGGCGAACAACCTGGCCGAACACGGAATCGCGTCCACCTTATTGCACCTGCCAACCTTTGCTGTGCAGATGAAAGCTGCGATTTCCCAGGGTGCCGTTTTACCGAAAATTGAACAGGTGCAAGATGCGCCCGTGCTCATGCTGGATGATATTGGGGCAGAATCTTTTTCGCCTTGGTTCCGGGATGAAGTCCTCGGTGTAATTTTGCAGCACCGGATGGAAGAAGAGTTACCAACCTGCTTCTCCTCAAACAAGTCGATGGCTGATCTGACGGACTTTCTGGCGGGTCGTGACACGGGCAGTGATGAGGCGACGAAGGCCGAGCGCATTATGCAACGCGTGAAGTTTTTGAGCCGTGAAATCGTGTTGAACGGTGTAAATCGACGTGAAAACAAGGTCAATCATTAG